The DNA segment CATAAATAGGTTGACTGTTTTGGGAAACGTTGGTATTATAAATATCATAAAAGATAGAAGTTTGTCGAATTATGACGCTTTATAATTAAATTCAAAATTTTTTGCGAGAGGGGTATCATCAGTCATGATGAAATCAACAGGTATTGTTAGAAAAGTAGATGAATTAGGTCGTGTAGTTATTCCTATCGAATTGCGCCGCACACTCGGAATCGGAGAGAAAGATGCGCTTGAAATTTATGTAGACGGTGAGCGTATTATGCTTAAAAAATACGAGCCTGCCTGCATCTTCTGTGGCAACGCTGAGAACGTAACTTACTTCAAAGGTAAAATTGTTTGCCATGAATGCCTCACAGAAATTCCAACACCTGTGACAAATTAAGAATTATAGTATATAATAGACTTACTGAATCTGTTAATTCTAACCTTTTTCATATCTCCTTGGTGCCTTCTTCGGCTTGAACCCGGCCGAATGAAGGCTCCCTTTTTTTTCCTTTACCCTATTTTATGCATCATTTGCATGCCCAAATAGCTTGAAAACCGTTAATTCCGCTGTTATATCAAGGACTGATATATATCCCTCTTGGAAACCCCCCGGTCATTCGCTGCCTTCTTCATTGCCTCCTTTCGCGGCACCCCCTTCTCTTCATAATGTTTCACATGCTCAACAATGGACATAGTCTGCCACCAAGCATTCCGTTTTTCTTTAAGCTGCTCGGGATCGGCTCCTTCCACTACAATACAGTATTCTCCCATCGGCGGATGCTGCTGAAGCCAGTCCAAGCAATCTTGAATCGTCCCCCGAGCCATTTCTTCAAATCGTTTAGTAAGCTCACGGGCCAAGACAATCCTTCGGTTCCCCCAGGCGCTAAGCATCGACTCTAAGGTCTTGATTAGACGATGTGGAGATTCATACAGCAATAGCGTACTCTCCTCCTCACTTTGCAATTGCAGAAGATCATCCCTCTCCCGCTGCTCCCGGGGAAGAAACCCGATAAATTTAAATTTTTCCGTAGAAAGACCAGAGACGATTAGAGCCGATAAGGCAGCATTAGCTCCGGGAACGGGTACAACGGCTATTCCGGCCTCGATCGCTAGCCTCACAAGGTCGCTTCCAGGATCAGAAATGGCTGGCAGACCTGCATCGCTAACGAGTGCCAGGTTTTTTCCTTCTATTATAAAGCGTATAAGCTCTGGGCCGCTTGCTAGTCGATTATGATCATGGTAACTCACCAGCTTACCCGGTGTAATTTCAAAGTGGGACAGCAGCTTTCTCGTCTGTCTGGTATCCTCTGCAGCGATAATGTCCGCCTCACGCAATGTACGAACTGCACGATAAGTCATGTCCTCCAAATTACCGATAGGTGTGGCGACGAGATAGAGCGTGCCATAGGCCTCTTGATGACCTGATTGCTCCACAAAACTCTTTTGAACCTTTACACTCATGCTCTTCCCTCCTTAGATCCATAATATATTTTGAAGATCTCTTTACAGTATTCCCCGTTCTCTTCATACACGATAAGCGGCGGAAGCACTCTAACGTCCGGCTTACCGTCCCGCAGCGCTTCGATTAATACCATATTCGCTTCCATACCCGCCCGTGGATGAACAAAACGAATAACCTTAGGCTCTAACCGATACTGGCGCAGAAGCGTCAGGATCTCCCCCAACCGCTGGGGC comes from the Paenibacillus lentus genome and includes:
- a CDS encoding AbrB/MazE/SpoVT family DNA-binding domain-containing protein, with protein sequence MMKSTGIVRKVDELGRVVIPIELRRTLGIGEKDALEIYVDGERIMLKKYEPACIFCGNAENVTYFKGKIVCHECLTEIPTPVTN
- the rsmI gene encoding 16S rRNA (cytidine(1402)-2'-O)-methyltransferase; translated protein: MSVKVQKSFVEQSGHQEAYGTLYLVATPIGNLEDMTYRAVRTLREADIIAAEDTRQTRKLLSHFEITPGKLVSYHDHNRLASGPELIRFIIEGKNLALVSDAGLPAISDPGSDLVRLAIEAGIAVVPVPGANAALSALIVSGLSTEKFKFIGFLPREQRERDDLLQLQSEEESTLLLYESPHRLIKTLESMLSAWGNRRIVLARELTKRFEEMARGTIQDCLDWLQQHPPMGEYCIVVEGADPEQLKEKRNAWWQTMSIVEHVKHYEEKGVPRKEAMKKAANDRGVSKRDIYQSLI